A genomic region of Fodinisporobacter ferrooxydans contains the following coding sequences:
- a CDS encoding Stp1/IreP family PP2C-type Ser/Thr phosphatase, with protein MHALGRSHVGRVRAVNQDSYGIRVDGPQPHIVVADGMGGHNAGEVASKMAVDAVMEYMEKTRAENPEKPLSEWLLQSFEYANRTIFQHAASHPEQAGMGTTLIMTLFETDKFWIGHIGDSRGYLLHDGKLKQITQDHSLVQELVRNGQLSEEEAEHHPQRHILTRALGTDEQVQAEIQEGRWNTEDILVLCSDGLTIHVSAAEIETILYAEGSLDEKVDTLLELALTRGGHDNITIVAVENVVLQTERGDAK; from the coding sequence ATGCATGCACTTGGAAGATCCCATGTCGGGCGTGTACGTGCTGTAAATCAGGATAGTTACGGGATTCGGGTAGACGGACCGCAGCCTCATATCGTGGTTGCGGACGGCATGGGTGGCCATAATGCCGGGGAAGTGGCCAGCAAAATGGCTGTAGATGCAGTTATGGAATATATGGAGAAGACGCGCGCCGAAAATCCGGAAAAACCATTGTCAGAATGGCTGTTGCAGTCATTTGAATACGCGAACCGAACGATTTTTCAACATGCGGCCAGTCACCCTGAGCAAGCGGGTATGGGTACAACTCTCATCATGACTCTATTCGAAACGGACAAGTTTTGGATTGGCCATATTGGGGACAGCAGAGGATATCTTTTGCACGATGGCAAGTTGAAACAAATTACACAAGACCATTCCCTGGTCCAGGAATTGGTGCGAAACGGACAACTTTCGGAAGAGGAAGCGGAACATCATCCGCAACGCCATATTCTCACGCGCGCTTTGGGAACAGACGAGCAAGTACAGGCAGAAATCCAAGAAGGACGTTGGAATACAGAAGATATTTTAGTATTGTGCTCAGATGGTTTGACCATACATGTATCGGCAGCGGAAATCGAAACCATCTTGTATGCCGAGGGTTCGCTGGATGAAAAAGTGGATACGTTGTTGGAGTTGGCGCTCACTCGCGGAGGACATGACAATATTACAATCGTTGCCGTCGAAAATGTCGTTTTACAAACTGAACGGGGTGACGCGAAGTGA
- the pknB gene encoding Stk1 family PASTA domain-containing Ser/Thr kinase, with protein MIGRKLGNRYEVEERLGGGGMAVVYRGVDTLLNRNVSIKVLRSQFAGDEEFVYRFRREAQAAASLSHPNIVNIYDVGTDDEDHFIVMEYIDGCTLKEKIESLGALQAEEAVRIAKQICDALEHAHAHNIVHRDIKPHNILISKDGRVKVTDFGIARAITSDTITHNDSSVLGSVHYFSPEQARGGLADVKSDLYSLGVVLYEMVTGQVPFSGDTPVSIALKHLQESFVEPRMIKPSIPQSVENIILRALLKDPLQRYQSARELYRDLDRAFIQPNMPKFLPPEVRDDQATIQVPPVFDSQRPRFEGKEGHGSPLHTEPKKPMKQRDEKKGKKFWRPVIWLFVILVILIIGSIGGYKAYSTFFNVPTIVVPNVIGKTYDQAVTVLENAGFQPTQIHETKQADNKTPANQVMKQDPDKDMSVKQGRDIYLTVSTGPQQVNLPDVTGKQQAEALQMLEDAGISADKIKTVNQTNDQVAKGTVISMNPAAGSVSANTTVTLYVSAGVASVAVPDVTGKTYDDAINTLQQAGFVPNIVQSPSFTVKQNMVIKTDPAANQNVQKGSKVNVTVSSGYPSDAHEVAVDINIKVDPTKVPMDVLITYTDPRGTDQQAVKQQITKDTTFTVHVYTLPNQAAAIKVYENGKLTNMKTIPYQ; from the coding sequence GTGATTGGACGGAAACTAGGTAACCGCTATGAAGTTGAGGAAAGACTTGGCGGTGGCGGAATGGCAGTGGTATATCGAGGTGTGGATACACTGTTGAACCGCAATGTCTCGATTAAAGTCCTGCGTTCCCAGTTTGCCGGCGATGAAGAGTTTGTCTATCGCTTTCGTCGGGAAGCACAAGCGGCAGCGAGTTTATCACACCCCAATATTGTGAATATTTACGATGTCGGCACAGATGATGAAGACCATTTCATCGTAATGGAGTATATTGACGGATGCACATTGAAAGAAAAAATCGAATCTCTCGGTGCTCTGCAAGCGGAAGAAGCGGTTCGCATCGCCAAGCAAATTTGCGACGCATTGGAACATGCCCACGCCCACAATATTGTGCATCGGGATATCAAACCGCACAATATCCTGATTTCCAAGGATGGACGCGTAAAAGTTACCGATTTCGGAATTGCGCGGGCCATTACCAGTGATACGATTACACATAACGATTCGTCGGTATTGGGATCTGTGCACTACTTTTCGCCGGAACAAGCCCGTGGCGGATTGGCTGATGTAAAGTCGGATTTATATTCCTTAGGTGTCGTATTGTATGAAATGGTAACAGGCCAAGTTCCGTTTTCAGGTGACACGCCTGTCAGCATCGCTCTGAAACATCTGCAGGAATCCTTTGTGGAGCCGAGAATGATCAAGCCAAGTATTCCGCAAAGTGTGGAAAATATCATTTTGCGTGCATTATTAAAAGATCCTTTGCAACGATATCAATCGGCAAGAGAACTGTACCGGGATTTGGATCGGGCATTCATTCAACCGAATATGCCGAAATTTTTACCGCCCGAGGTCAGAGATGATCAGGCGACCATCCAGGTACCGCCCGTCTTTGACAGCCAACGCCCCCGATTTGAAGGGAAAGAGGGGCATGGAAGTCCATTGCATACGGAGCCGAAAAAGCCAATGAAACAAAGGGATGAAAAGAAAGGAAAAAAGTTTTGGCGGCCTGTGATCTGGCTGTTTGTGATTCTGGTTATTTTGATCATTGGTTCCATAGGGGGCTATAAAGCATATTCCACATTTTTTAATGTTCCGACAATCGTTGTGCCAAACGTGATCGGAAAAACCTATGACCAAGCGGTAACAGTACTGGAGAATGCGGGATTTCAGCCGACCCAGATTCATGAAACGAAACAAGCGGACAACAAAACGCCGGCCAATCAAGTGATGAAACAGGACCCGGATAAAGATATGTCAGTCAAGCAGGGACGGGATATCTATTTGACGGTGAGTACCGGACCCCAACAAGTCAATTTGCCGGATGTCACTGGCAAACAGCAAGCAGAAGCGCTGCAAATGTTGGAGGATGCCGGTATATCTGCCGATAAAATCAAGACGGTCAACCAAACGAATGACCAAGTGGCAAAGGGAACTGTCATCAGCATGAATCCGGCGGCAGGTTCCGTGTCGGCCAATACGACGGTCACACTGTATGTAAGTGCCGGCGTCGCGTCTGTGGCAGTGCCTGACGTAACCGGCAAAACCTACGATGATGCGATCAATACGCTGCAACAAGCCGGTTTTGTCCCGAATATCGTGCAAAGCCCAAGTTTTACCGTGAAACAAAATATGGTCATTAAAACAGATCCGGCAGCAAATCAAAATGTGCAAAAAGGTTCGAAAGTAAATGTTACGGTAAGCAGCGGATATCCAAGCGATGCACATGAAGTGGCAGTCGACATCAACATCAAGGTGGATCCGACGAAAGTGCCGATGGATGTGTTGATTACTTATACGGATCCGCGGGGAACGGATCAGCAAGCAGTAAAACAGCAAATAACAAAAGATACTACATTTACCGTGCATGTGTATACATTGCCGAACCAGGCTGCGGCAATAAAAGTATATGAAAATGGCAAATTGACAAATATGAAAACAATTCCGTATCAGTAA
- the rsgA gene encoding ribosome small subunit-dependent GTPase A — MAQGVIVKAVSGFYYVDDGERVIQCRARGIFKKEGITPLVGDQVKFSRVGSEGVVEEILPRTSALVRPPIANVALVCIFISLKEPDLNERLLDRMLVQAESQHVQPLICVTKVDLDADKQMLHHLQSIYEPVGYDVLVVSGKFLLGLNEFQAYIAGKTCVLTGPSGVGKSTFLHALLPEAGIKMGDVSQKIGRGKHTTRHVELFRLNPHTFVADTPGFSQLDVTNMEPEQLQFWFPEIRTLRESCEYRRCLHESEEGCAIRSALDHGNLSDIRYGNYLAFLKEVREAKNRRYS, encoded by the coding sequence ATGGCTCAAGGCGTGATCGTAAAGGCGGTTTCCGGATTTTATTATGTGGACGATGGAGAACGGGTGATCCAGTGCCGGGCCCGGGGCATTTTTAAAAAAGAAGGGATTACCCCCCTTGTGGGTGATCAAGTGAAATTCTCGCGTGTCGGTTCCGAAGGCGTGGTGGAAGAAATTCTGCCGCGCACGTCCGCTTTGGTGCGGCCGCCAATCGCGAATGTTGCACTCGTCTGTATTTTTATATCCCTGAAAGAACCGGATTTGAATGAACGGCTGCTTGACCGCATGTTGGTGCAAGCGGAATCGCAACATGTGCAACCGCTCATCTGTGTGACAAAGGTCGACTTGGATGCAGACAAGCAGATGCTGCACCATTTGCAATCGATTTATGAGCCGGTCGGTTATGATGTATTGGTTGTCTCCGGCAAGTTTCTTTTAGGCTTGAACGAATTTCAAGCGTATATAGCAGGGAAAACCTGTGTCCTGACCGGTCCGTCCGGCGTGGGAAAATCCACGTTTTTGCATGCGTTATTGCCGGAAGCCGGGATTAAAATGGGAGATGTCAGCCAAAAAATTGGCCGCGGCAAACATACCACCCGCCATGTGGAGCTGTTTCGACTCAATCCTCACACGTTTGTGGCCGATACGCCCGGATTTAGCCAATTGGATGTGACAAACATGGAACCGGAGCAGCTGCAATTCTGGTTTCCGGAGATTCGCACATTGCGGGAGTCCTGTGAATATCGCAGGTGTTTGCATGAATCGGAAGAAGGCTGCGCCATCCGCTCGGCTCTCGATCATGGCAATCTATCAGACATCCGCTATGGCAATTATTTGGCATTTTTAAAGGAAGTACGTGAAGCAAAAAACCGGAGGTATTCATAA
- the rpe gene encoding ribulose-phosphate 3-epimerase: protein MAIQIAPSILSADFAKLAAEIREVEEGGADLIHVDVMDGHFVPNLTIGPLIVSAIRPHTALPLDVHLMITDPDRYIADFATAGADIISVHAEACVHLHRTVQLIKSMGVKASVALNPATPLQVLEHVLPDLDMVLLMTVNPGFGGQAFIPAMLDKIQQLRNILDQKGLQSVPIEVDGGVQAGTARQVVAAGASVLVAGSAVFGKKERRLAIDSIREDSGTSLQS from the coding sequence ATGGCAATCCAAATCGCACCATCGATTCTTTCCGCCGATTTTGCAAAACTCGCAGCGGAGATCCGGGAAGTGGAAGAAGGCGGGGCGGATCTCATTCATGTGGATGTCATGGACGGACATTTTGTGCCGAATCTCACGATTGGTCCGTTAATCGTGTCGGCCATTCGTCCACATACGGCATTGCCGTTGGATGTACATCTGATGATTACAGATCCTGATCGTTATATAGCGGACTTTGCAACGGCCGGTGCCGATATCATTTCTGTACATGCAGAAGCCTGCGTACATCTTCACCGCACTGTGCAGCTCATCAAAAGCATGGGCGTGAAAGCATCTGTCGCCTTAAATCCGGCAACACCGCTGCAAGTCCTTGAACATGTGCTGCCAGACCTGGATATGGTGCTGCTCATGACAGTCAATCCTGGTTTTGGCGGACAAGCCTTTATCCCGGCGATGCTGGACAAAATTCAACAACTGCGAAATATATTGGATCAAAAAGGCTTGCAATCGGTTCCGATCGAAGTAGACGGCGGTGTACAAGCGGGAACTGCAAGACAAGTAGTGGCGGCAGGCGCCAGTGTTTTGGTTGCAGGATCTGCAGTTTTTGGCAAAAAAGAACGCCGTTTGGCGATCGATTCCATCCGTGAAGATAGCGGGACTTCCTTGCAATCGTAA
- the spoVM gene encoding stage V sporulation protein SpoVM: MKFYTIKLPKFLGGIVKVVLNAFQKE; the protein is encoded by the coding sequence TTGAAATTTTATACGATCAAACTTCCAAAGTTTCTGGGCGGAATCGTAAAAGTCGTTTTAAATGCGTTTCAAAAAGAGTAG
- the rpmB gene encoding 50S ribosomal protein L28, with translation MAKRCEVCGKDPVTGNQVSHSHILTKRRWLPNIQKVRANINGTVKRISVCTRCLKAGKVKRAI, from the coding sequence ATGGCAAAGCGTTGCGAAGTATGTGGCAAAGACCCTGTTACAGGGAACCAAGTCAGCCACTCTCATATTTTAACAAAACGTCGTTGGCTTCCAAATATTCAAAAAGTTCGCGCTAACATAAATGGTACGGTAAAACGCATTAGCGTGTGCACCCGCTGCTTAAAAGCCGGCAAAGTAAAACGTGCGATCTGA
- a CDS encoding Asp23/Gls24 family envelope stress response protein: protein MPKIIRTELGNVSIAEDVIATVAGMAAMDCYGLIGMVSRKQVKDSFNEFLGRENPGRGVEIRILDERLFVDVYIIVSYGTKISEVAHNVMDKVRYTLQDMLGIEVSAVNVIVQGVRVPEER, encoded by the coding sequence ATGCCGAAAATTATCCGGACAGAGTTGGGGAATGTTTCGATTGCAGAAGATGTGATTGCAACTGTTGCAGGAATGGCAGCGATGGATTGTTATGGATTGATTGGGATGGTATCGCGCAAACAAGTCAAGGATAGCTTTAACGAGTTTCTCGGCCGTGAAAATCCCGGGCGGGGAGTTGAAATACGAATTCTTGACGAGCGGTTGTTTGTCGATGTATATATTATCGTAAGTTATGGAACGAAGATTTCCGAAGTTGCGCATAATGTAATGGATAAAGTACGCTATACATTGCAGGATATGCTGGGGATTGAGGTTTCTGCCGTCAATGTAATTGTACAAGGTGTTCGTGTTCCCGAAGAGCGTTAA